In one Vulgatibacter incomptus genomic region, the following are encoded:
- a CDS encoding cold-shock protein has product MAQGTVKWFNDGKGFGFISRDDGEDVFVHHTAISAEGFRSLNEGDRVEFEVVQGPKGLQAANVQRIGG; this is encoded by the coding sequence ATGGCGCAGGGCACGGTGAAGTGGTTCAACGACGGGAAGGGCTTCGGTTTCATCTCGCGGGACGACGGCGAAGACGTCTTCGTACATCACACCGCGATCTCGGCTGAGGGCTTCCGGAGCCTGAACGAGGGCGACCGGGTGGAGTTCGAGGTCGTGCAGGGGCCCAAGGGGCTCCAGGCCGCGAACGTCCAACGGATCGGAGGCTAG
- a CDS encoding Smr/MutS family protein — MAKARPFNNPFGDLVLRDEPVKEAPKELPALAPERPAPASARPENVADETELFFAFVGDVEPVRRGPPTTAPAPPPPEFAQRIADEDAEALAELCELVAGTAPFDLASSDEYIEGSVASLDRRVVRRLRAGDYAVQGHLDLHGLTRPEAKEALGLFVEESRRKGRRCVVVIHGRGLHSKDQIPVLKEGVQVWLSQGRIGSNVLAFATARQHDGGAGAVYVLLRR, encoded by the coding sequence ATGGCAAAGGCACGACCCTTCAACAACCCCTTCGGAGACCTCGTTCTCAGGGACGAGCCCGTGAAGGAGGCCCCGAAGGAGCTGCCCGCCCTCGCGCCGGAGCGGCCGGCACCTGCGTCTGCGCGGCCGGAGAACGTCGCGGACGAGACGGAGCTCTTCTTTGCCTTCGTGGGCGACGTGGAGCCGGTCCGCAGGGGACCGCCGACCACCGCCCCGGCGCCTCCCCCTCCCGAGTTCGCTCAACGGATCGCGGACGAGGACGCCGAGGCCCTGGCGGAGCTCTGCGAGCTCGTCGCCGGGACGGCGCCCTTCGATCTGGCGAGCTCCGACGAGTACATCGAAGGGTCGGTCGCAAGCCTCGACCGGCGGGTGGTCCGCCGGCTCCGCGCCGGAGATTACGCGGTGCAAGGACACCTCGACCTCCACGGCCTCACCAGGCCCGAGGCGAAAGAGGCGCTCGGCCTCTTCGTGGAGGAGAGCCGCAGGAAGGGCCGGCGCTGCGTCGTCGTGATCCACGGCCGCGGCCTCCACTCCAAGGATCAGATCCCGGTCCTCAAGGAAGGGGTCCAGGTCTGGCTGTCTCAGGGGCGGATCGGCTCCAACGTGCTGGCGTTCGCGACGGCCCGGCAACACGACGGAGGCGCCGGGGCGGTCTACGTGCTCCTGCGCCGGTAG
- a CDS encoding tryptophan 2,3-dioxygenase family protein: protein MAQPEGNEKVLTDYEKYIRTEELLALQKPPEACADPDELLFQVMHQVMELWMKTMFHETERVAGLLGQDELGQAAHHLRRTAKIEKLLADQLAIMETMAPADYHKVRLQSLGRGSGQQSPGFNRMLTIGEPVWSAFEKARERAGVDLVTLFAKPRVHWDLWLVVQGMMEVDEGFQAWRFHHYEMVKRIIGLEVKSLKDVPASQLRYGIDEAFFPELWKQVPVLTRSTRPEY, encoded by the coding sequence ATGGCGCAGCCCGAAGGAAACGAGAAGGTCCTCACCGACTACGAGAAATACATCCGCACCGAGGAGCTTCTCGCCCTCCAGAAGCCGCCCGAGGCCTGCGCCGATCCGGACGAGCTCCTCTTCCAGGTGATGCACCAGGTGATGGAGCTCTGGATGAAGACGATGTTCCACGAGACGGAACGCGTCGCCGGACTCCTCGGCCAGGACGAGCTCGGCCAGGCCGCCCACCACCTCCGCCGGACCGCGAAGATCGAGAAGCTCCTCGCGGACCAGCTCGCGATCATGGAGACGATGGCGCCGGCCGACTACCACAAGGTCCGGCTCCAGTCCCTGGGACGCGGCAGCGGCCAGCAGTCGCCGGGCTTCAACCGCATGCTCACGATCGGCGAGCCCGTGTGGTCCGCCTTCGAGAAGGCCCGGGAGCGGGCGGGCGTCGATCTCGTCACGCTCTTCGCGAAGCCGCGGGTCCACTGGGACCTCTGGCTCGTGGTCCAGGGCATGATGGAGGTCGACGAGGGCTTCCAGGCCTGGCGCTTCCACCACTACGAGATGGTGAAGCGGATCATCGGCCTCGAGGTGAAGAGCCTCAAGGACGTTCCCGCGTCCCAGCTCCGCTACGGCATCGACGAGGCGTTCTTCCCGGAGCTCTGGAAGCAGGTGCCGGTGCTCACCCGCTCGACCCGCCCGGAATACTGA
- a CDS encoding EVE domain-containing protein, translated as MAAKRYWLLKSEPETYSIEQLEQDGATSWEGVRNYQARNFMREMKKGDRVLFYHSNANPPGVAGIAEVVREAYPDSFAWDPKSHYFDEGSSPEDPRWDMVDVGFVERFPEVLPLPVLREDPSLEGMELLRKGSRLSVQPVSKEHFDRVVKLARKPR; from the coding sequence GTGGCCGCGAAGCGCTACTGGCTCCTGAAGAGCGAGCCCGAGACCTACTCCATCGAGCAGCTCGAGCAGGACGGCGCGACCAGCTGGGAAGGCGTCCGCAACTACCAGGCCCGCAACTTCATGCGCGAGATGAAGAAGGGCGATCGCGTGCTCTTCTATCACTCGAACGCGAACCCTCCCGGCGTGGCGGGAATCGCCGAAGTGGTCCGCGAGGCCTATCCGGACTCCTTCGCGTGGGATCCGAAGTCGCACTATTTCGACGAGGGCTCCAGCCCCGAGGACCCGCGGTGGGACATGGTCGACGTCGGCTTCGTCGAGCGTTTCCCTGAGGTCCTCCCGCTCCCCGTCCTCCGCGAGGATCCCTCGCTCGAGGGCATGGAGCTGCTGCGCAAGGGCTCGAGACTCTCGGTGCAGCCGGTGTCGAAGGAGCACTTCGACCGCGTGGTGAAGCTCGCGCGCAAGCCGCGCTGA
- a CDS encoding bifunctional salicylyl-CoA 5-hydroxylase/oxidoreductase, with protein MRVLCVGGGPAGLYLSILLKKANPRHEVTILERNAADQTFGWGVVFSDETLGNLLDTDPETHDEITRAFAHWDAIDIHVRGERIRSTGHGFSGIARKQLLRILQRRAVDLGVQIRHGVEVDDPRVLEGYDLVVGADGIRSRIRAAFEPAFGPSLDVRKCRYIWLGTRKVFDAFTFIFEENEHGLFQVHAYRFDPETSTFIVECDEESWKAAGLDRMSEKESLAYLERLFARHLDGHGLMANHSTWVNFATVRNERWHHGNVVLIGDAAHTAHFSIGSGTKLAIEDSIALADALSRESDVPSALALYESERRGVVERTQKAAQDSLRWFENVKRYRGMEPLQLAFSLLSRSKRISWENLRLRDPRLVSRVDEWFARRAGVELGEGEPAPPPMFTPFRLRGMELKNRVVVSPMCMYSAEGGTPNDFHLAHLVSRAMGGAGLVFAEMTNVSPEGRITPGCTGIYDDAHTAAWKRIVDAVRACSDAKIALQLGHAGRKAATRLPWEAGADQPLPEGAWEIVAPSPLPYLPHSQVPREVDRADMDRLVAAYVQAAKRADQAGFDMLEIHFAHGYLLSSFLSPLTNVRRDRYGGTLENRMRFPLEVFEAVRATWPEDKPISVRISATDWVPGGFHGDDAVVVAKALKALGCDIVDVSTGQTTPMARPVYGRMWQARFADQVRHEAGIPTITVGNITTGDQVNTLIAAGRADLCALARPHLSDPHWTLHAAAEVGFDQLAWPSPYRSGKPRRQPTAPGVKTI; from the coding sequence ATGAGAGTTCTCTGCGTCGGTGGCGGGCCTGCGGGCCTCTACCTCTCGATCCTCCTCAAGAAGGCAAATCCCCGGCACGAGGTCACGATCCTCGAGCGCAACGCCGCCGATCAGACCTTCGGCTGGGGCGTCGTCTTCTCCGACGAGACCCTGGGCAACCTCCTCGACACCGACCCCGAGACCCACGACGAGATCACCCGGGCCTTCGCCCACTGGGACGCCATCGACATCCACGTCCGCGGCGAGCGCATCCGCTCGACCGGCCACGGCTTCTCCGGGATCGCGCGCAAGCAGCTCCTGCGGATCCTTCAGCGGCGCGCCGTCGACCTCGGCGTGCAGATCCGCCACGGCGTCGAGGTGGACGATCCCCGCGTCCTCGAGGGCTACGACCTGGTGGTTGGGGCCGATGGGATCCGCTCCCGGATCCGCGCCGCTTTCGAGCCGGCGTTCGGTCCCAGCCTCGACGTCCGCAAGTGCCGCTACATCTGGCTCGGCACACGGAAAGTGTTCGACGCATTCACTTTCATTTTCGAGGAGAACGAGCACGGCCTCTTCCAGGTCCACGCGTACCGCTTTGATCCCGAGACCTCCACCTTCATCGTGGAGTGCGACGAGGAGTCGTGGAAGGCGGCGGGCCTCGATCGGATGAGCGAGAAGGAGAGCCTCGCCTACCTGGAGAGGCTCTTCGCCAGGCACCTGGACGGGCATGGCCTCATGGCCAACCATTCGACCTGGGTCAACTTCGCAACCGTGCGGAACGAGCGCTGGCACCATGGGAACGTCGTCCTCATCGGCGACGCCGCCCACACGGCCCACTTCTCCATCGGCTCCGGGACCAAGCTCGCGATCGAGGACTCGATCGCGCTCGCCGACGCCCTCTCGCGCGAATCCGACGTCCCCTCGGCGCTGGCGCTCTACGAGAGCGAGCGGCGCGGCGTGGTCGAGAGGACCCAGAAGGCCGCCCAGGACAGCCTCCGCTGGTTCGAGAACGTGAAGCGCTACCGCGGGATGGAGCCGCTGCAGCTCGCCTTCAGCCTGCTCTCGCGCAGCAAGCGGATCAGCTGGGAGAACCTGCGCCTGCGGGATCCGCGCCTGGTGTCCCGGGTGGACGAGTGGTTCGCGCGCCGCGCCGGCGTGGAGCTCGGGGAGGGAGAGCCCGCGCCGCCGCCGATGTTCACGCCGTTCCGCCTGCGCGGGATGGAGCTGAAGAACCGCGTGGTGGTCTCGCCGATGTGCATGTATTCGGCGGAGGGCGGGACGCCGAACGACTTCCACCTCGCCCACCTCGTCTCCCGCGCGATGGGCGGCGCGGGACTCGTCTTCGCCGAGATGACGAACGTGTCGCCGGAGGGACGGATCACACCGGGCTGCACGGGCATCTACGACGACGCGCACACGGCGGCGTGGAAGCGGATCGTGGACGCGGTCCGCGCGTGCAGCGACGCGAAGATCGCGCTGCAGCTCGGCCACGCCGGCCGCAAGGCTGCGACGAGGCTTCCCTGGGAAGCCGGCGCCGATCAGCCCCTCCCCGAGGGCGCCTGGGAGATCGTCGCTCCGTCTCCCCTCCCCTATCTCCCGCATTCGCAGGTGCCACGCGAGGTGGACCGGGCGGACATGGATCGTCTCGTCGCCGCCTACGTGCAGGCGGCGAAGCGCGCCGACCAGGCGGGCTTCGACATGCTCGAGATCCACTTCGCCCACGGCTACCTGCTGTCGTCGTTCCTCTCACCGCTCACGAACGTGCGCCGGGATCGATACGGCGGCACCCTCGAGAATCGGATGCGCTTCCCTCTCGAGGTCTTCGAGGCGGTGCGCGCCACGTGGCCCGAGGACAAGCCGATCTCGGTGCGGATCTCCGCCACCGACTGGGTGCCGGGCGGCTTCCACGGCGACGACGCCGTCGTCGTGGCCAAGGCCTTGAAGGCGCTGGGCTGCGACATCGTCGACGTCTCCACGGGGCAGACCACGCCGATGGCCCGGCCGGTCTACGGGCGGATGTGGCAGGCGCGCTTCGCGGACCAGGTGAGGCACGAGGCAGGGATCCCGACGATCACGGTCGGGAACATCACCACCGGCGATCAGGTGAACACCCTCATCGCCGCGGGCCGAGCGGATCTCTGCGCGCTGGCGAGGCCGCACCTCTCGGATCCGCATTGGACGCTCCACGCCGCGGCAGAGGTGGGCTTCGACCAGCTCGCCTGGCCGTCGCCGTACCGGAGCGGGAAGCCACGCCGGCAGCCCACGGCCCCCGGCGTCAAGACTATCTAA
- a CDS encoding ferritin-like domain-containing protein, with the protein MAEVQGPFLTDIEEIRRRAREHLSEGSVTPDYEGDVEVAVKLLNYALATEVVCVLRYTHHYVAAQGISSESVRQEFLEHARDEQRHAVQLAERINQLGGNPNFNPEGLLSRSASEYVEGTNLVEMLREDLVAERIAVQTYQEMVRYFANHDPTTRRLLEKILENEEEHASDLHDLLVKHQGKPMLDS; encoded by the coding sequence ATGGCGGAGGTTCAGGGACCTTTCCTCACCGACATCGAGGAGATCCGCAGGCGCGCGCGCGAGCACCTCAGCGAGGGCTCGGTCACGCCCGACTACGAAGGCGACGTCGAGGTCGCGGTGAAGCTCCTCAACTACGCGCTCGCCACCGAGGTCGTCTGTGTTCTCCGCTACACCCACCACTACGTCGCGGCGCAGGGGATCAGCAGCGAATCGGTGCGCCAGGAGTTCCTCGAGCACGCGAGGGACGAGCAGCGGCACGCCGTCCAGCTCGCCGAGCGGATCAACCAGCTCGGCGGGAACCCGAACTTCAACCCCGAGGGACTCCTGTCGCGCAGCGCCAGCGAGTACGTCGAGGGCACGAACCTCGTGGAGATGTTGCGCGAGGATCTCGTCGCGGAGCGGATCGCGGTCCAGACCTACCAGGAGATGGTCCGCTACTTCGCGAACCACGATCCGACCACGCGCAGGCTCCTCGAGAAGATCCTCGAGAACGAGGAGGAGCACGCGAGCGACCTGCACGACCTCCTGGTGAAGCACCAGGGCAAGCCGATGCTCGACAGTTAG
- a CDS encoding GNAT family N-acetyltransferase, whose protein sequence is MASRSRRNPAPVPGPSLLVTEVEAVEPAGGIEVPSAADPVPRLRAVPPEPEAPEESTAQEQSSAEVDAEAETGAPPAGRPSAGKAAQPASPEVRVRRLHRRDLNRTWEFLKLVFRDVNRETVEYQRPFSKRRFLEVYEEEGEQLLFEVEDKIVGYAECAFDASGSDNWVNPRYFDKRGMRPLYVDELAVHPDYQGQGVGGFMLDQLQHLARVRGCTHLVLEVAENNKSALSWYRKRNFFKLDAAIFMAQKLPAEPELLPPRRLPKRAAKAAAAPAPAKGSRKSSGRTRRK, encoded by the coding sequence ATGGCCAGTCGATCAAGACGTAACCCCGCGCCCGTTCCGGGCCCCAGCCTCCTGGTGACGGAGGTCGAGGCGGTGGAGCCGGCCGGGGGAATCGAAGTCCCGAGTGCAGCCGATCCGGTGCCCCGCCTTCGCGCGGTCCCGCCGGAGCCCGAGGCACCGGAGGAGTCCACAGCCCAGGAGCAGTCGAGCGCCGAGGTGGATGCCGAGGCCGAGACCGGCGCTCCTCCCGCAGGCCGGCCGTCCGCAGGCAAGGCGGCCCAGCCGGCCAGCCCGGAGGTGCGGGTCCGCAGGCTGCATCGGCGCGATCTCAATCGCACCTGGGAGTTCCTCAAGCTCGTCTTCCGCGACGTGAATCGCGAGACGGTCGAGTACCAGCGTCCCTTCTCGAAGCGCCGCTTCCTCGAGGTCTACGAGGAGGAGGGCGAGCAGCTCCTCTTCGAGGTCGAGGACAAGATCGTCGGCTACGCAGAGTGCGCGTTCGACGCCAGCGGATCCGACAACTGGGTGAACCCGCGCTACTTCGACAAGCGCGGGATGCGTCCGCTCTACGTCGACGAGCTCGCGGTGCACCCGGACTACCAGGGGCAGGGCGTCGGGGGCTTCATGCTCGACCAGCTCCAGCACCTCGCCAGGGTTCGCGGCTGCACGCACCTGGTGCTCGAGGTGGCGGAGAACAACAAGAGCGCGCTCTCCTGGTACCGAAAGCGGAACTTCTTCAAGCTCGACGCTGCGATCTTCATGGCGCAGAAGCTCCCCGCGGAGCCGGAGCTCCTGCCGCCTCGTCGGCTGCCCAAGCGCGCTGCCAAGGCTGCGGCGGCCCCGGCGCCCGCCAAGGGTAGCCGCAAGTCCTCCGGCCGCACGCGCCGGAAGTAG
- a CDS encoding alpha/beta fold hydrolase, whose amino-acid sequence MPLARIEGRELHYEDTGGAGPALLLLHGYPLCAAMWRRQLEALGTRARVIAPDLPGFGASQSPADPLSWRIRDYADAAKGLLDSLGIERAVVGGLSMGGYVAFSLFRRHRGAVRALILADTRPGADSQEDIAARTSAQEEIRVRGTAALKERLLTNLLAPKNIGDPLFWSRALELMDHEDNGYLAALEAMKHRPDSTPDLGHIDVPTLIVVGAEDRLTSPAVSRAMQGAIPGARLAVIPGAGHLSNLEEPEAFNEALASFLDGL is encoded by the coding sequence ATGCCGCTAGCGCGAATCGAAGGCCGGGAGCTGCACTACGAGGACACCGGCGGAGCCGGTCCCGCGCTCCTCCTGCTTCACGGTTACCCGCTCTGCGCCGCGATGTGGAGGCGGCAGCTAGAGGCGCTCGGTACGAGAGCCCGTGTGATCGCCCCCGATCTCCCGGGATTCGGCGCTTCGCAGTCTCCCGCCGATCCGCTCTCGTGGCGGATCCGGGACTACGCCGACGCGGCCAAGGGCCTCCTCGACTCCCTGGGGATCGAGAGGGCGGTGGTCGGCGGCCTCTCGATGGGAGGCTACGTCGCGTTCTCGCTCTTCCGGCGTCACCGGGGCGCCGTCCGCGCGCTGATCCTCGCCGACACCCGGCCCGGCGCCGACTCGCAGGAGGACATCGCCGCGAGGACGTCCGCCCAGGAGGAGATCCGGGTGCGGGGGACGGCGGCGCTGAAGGAGCGTCTCCTGACGAACCTGCTCGCGCCGAAAAACATCGGCGATCCCCTGTTCTGGTCCCGAGCCCTCGAGCTCATGGATCACGAGGACAACGGCTACCTGGCCGCGCTGGAGGCGATGAAGCATCGCCCCGACTCCACCCCCGACCTGGGGCACATCGACGTGCCTACGCTGATCGTCGTCGGGGCGGAGGATCGCCTCACGTCGCCCGCCGTCTCCAGGGCCATGCAGGGGGCCATTCCGGGGGCCAGGCTCGCCGTGATCCCGGGCGCGGGTCACCTTTCGAACCTCGAGGAGCCGGAAGCCTTCAACGAGGCGCTGGCCTCCTTTCTGGACGGACTCTAG
- the mutY gene encoding A/G-specific adenine glycosylase, translating to MRFDDKETRELHDELLAWYQRVKRDLPWRRTRDPYEIWVSEVMLQQTRVETVKGYYDAFLSRFPTVEALASAPQDDVLAAWSGLGYYARARSLHRAAKEVVELHGGRLPANSRDLSSLPGFGPYTVAAVGSIAFGLDLAAVDGNVARVFTRWTCREGDPRTPKALAELRALGAELLPHGRAGDWNQALMELGASLCGPGSPDCASCPVERLCRAKQEGRQDELPPRRRAKARPMLRLAAALARRGDELLLAKRPDSGLFASLWELPGVEVEEGGDERALLHRSIEAMAPGARVAAGPKAVVAQTLTHRELTIAVYEVEVPPGVELRVGEPYLELRFSSPGESPPGGLSSATKKALAAALGERNAKRSLEG from the coding sequence ATGCGGTTCGACGACAAGGAGACGAGGGAGCTGCACGACGAGCTCCTCGCCTGGTACCAGCGGGTGAAGCGGGACCTCCCCTGGCGGAGGACCCGCGATCCCTACGAGATCTGGGTGAGCGAGGTGATGCTCCAACAGACCCGCGTGGAGACGGTGAAGGGCTACTACGACGCCTTCCTGTCGCGGTTCCCCACGGTGGAGGCGCTCGCCTCCGCGCCTCAAGACGACGTGTTGGCGGCGTGGAGCGGCCTGGGCTACTACGCCCGCGCCCGCTCGCTCCATCGCGCTGCGAAGGAGGTGGTCGAGCTCCACGGCGGCCGCCTCCCTGCGAATTCCCGCGATCTCTCGAGCCTCCCCGGCTTCGGCCCCTACACCGTGGCAGCCGTCGGCTCGATCGCCTTCGGTCTGGACCTCGCGGCGGTGGACGGCAACGTCGCTCGTGTGTTCACGAGATGGACCTGCCGTGAAGGGGATCCGCGGACCCCAAAGGCCCTCGCCGAGCTGCGGGCGCTCGGTGCGGAGCTCCTCCCGCACGGCAGGGCCGGCGACTGGAACCAGGCGCTCATGGAGCTCGGCGCGTCGCTCTGCGGGCCAGGATCACCCGATTGCGCGAGCTGCCCGGTCGAGCGGCTCTGCCGGGCGAAGCAGGAGGGGCGTCAAGACGAGCTGCCGCCCAGGCGACGCGCAAAGGCGCGCCCGATGCTCCGGCTCGCCGCGGCCCTGGCGCGCCGGGGGGACGAGCTCCTCCTGGCGAAGCGGCCGGATTCGGGGCTCTTCGCCTCGCTCTGGGAGCTGCCCGGCGTGGAGGTGGAGGAGGGCGGGGACGAGAGGGCGCTGCTCCACCGCTCGATCGAGGCGATGGCCCCGGGCGCCAGGGTGGCCGCGGGGCCCAAGGCGGTCGTGGCGCAGACGCTGACGCATCGGGAGCTGACGATCGCGGTCTACGAGGTTGAGGTGCCGCCCGGCGTCGAGCTGCGGGTGGGCGAGCCCTACCTCGAGCTCCGCTTCTCCAGCCCGGGCGAGAGCCCGCCGGGCGGCCTCTCGAGCGCCACGAAGAAGGCGCTCGCCGCGGCGCTGGGCGAAAGGAACGCGAAGAGGTCCCTCGAGGGCTAG
- the fadH gene encoding 2,4-dienoyl-CoA reductase, translating into MLAPGTLQGRTAVITGGGTGMGLAIAKEFARLGANVVIASRKAEVLEKAAEEIRQGAAAGAEVAWFPLDVRQPDAVEEVAAKVTERFGFAEILVNNAAGNFVVPASQLSVNGWKSVIDIVLNGTFYCTEAFGRRMIEAKKGSIVNMVATYAWTGGPGTVHSAAAKAGVLSLTQTLAVEWGLHGIRVNAIAPGPIEQTGGAEKLFSVPSVAEAVRKGVPLGRFGRPEEIAWAAAYLVSDYAAYVNGACIVADGGAWLNEGFVRLFES; encoded by the coding sequence ATGCTCGCACCGGGAACGCTGCAGGGACGCACCGCTGTGATCACCGGCGGCGGCACCGGCATGGGCCTGGCGATCGCCAAGGAATTCGCCAGGCTCGGCGCCAACGTGGTGATCGCCTCACGCAAGGCCGAGGTCCTCGAGAAGGCCGCGGAGGAGATCCGCCAGGGTGCGGCCGCCGGCGCGGAGGTCGCCTGGTTCCCCCTCGACGTGCGCCAGCCCGACGCGGTGGAGGAGGTGGCCGCGAAGGTGACCGAACGCTTCGGCTTCGCGGAGATCCTCGTGAACAATGCGGCCGGCAACTTCGTGGTGCCGGCGAGCCAGCTCTCGGTCAACGGCTGGAAGTCCGTGATCGACATCGTGCTCAACGGCACCTTCTACTGCACCGAGGCCTTCGGCCGGCGAATGATCGAGGCGAAGAAGGGCTCGATCGTCAACATGGTCGCAACCTACGCCTGGACGGGCGGTCCCGGCACGGTGCACTCGGCGGCGGCGAAGGCCGGCGTCCTCAGCCTCACCCAGACCCTCGCGGTGGAGTGGGGCCTCCACGGGATCCGGGTGAACGCGATCGCGCCGGGGCCCATCGAGCAGACCGGCGGCGCAGAGAAGCTCTTCTCCGTGCCCTCTGTCGCCGAGGCGGTGCGAAAGGGTGTTCCGCTGGGACGCTTCGGGCGCCCGGAGGAGATCGCCTGGGCGGCGGCCTACCTCGTCAGCGACTACGCCGCCTACGTGAACGGCGCCTGCATCGTGGCGGACGGCGGCGCGTGGCTGAACGAGGGCTTCGTACGGCTCTTCGAGAGCTGA
- a CDS encoding RecB family exonuclease, protein MAFERKPLQNEFSWSKSRHEKLAECPRQYYLHYYGSWGGWERGAAPEVKDLYTLKKLTARRAWYGSAVHDAIKRILVMVRDGFPVDPPAVVDQVRAAMRAQFRESREKSYRVRKAFGLIEHEYDEPVSDAEWRSGWEQVERCLGAFFDSRWLAAARELPPERWLPVDELGTFLFEGHKIYAAPDFAFRTPNGVTVVDWKTGKPRESDKEQLLGYAVYARDTWDVPLSKVECRVVYLPSLDEVEVRVDDESIRGFTAHMAESIERMRSLLADPDANRAEIATFPKTTDAAACARCPFRRPCLG, encoded by the coding sequence ATGGCGTTCGAGCGAAAGCCCCTGCAGAACGAGTTCTCCTGGTCGAAGAGCCGCCACGAGAAGCTCGCCGAGTGCCCGCGGCAGTACTACCTCCACTACTACGGGAGCTGGGGCGGCTGGGAGCGCGGCGCAGCACCCGAAGTGAAGGATCTCTACACACTCAAGAAGCTGACCGCGCGACGCGCCTGGTACGGCTCTGCGGTGCACGACGCGATCAAGCGGATCCTCGTCATGGTCCGCGACGGCTTCCCGGTGGATCCGCCCGCCGTCGTCGATCAGGTGCGCGCGGCGATGCGCGCGCAGTTCCGGGAGTCGCGGGAGAAGAGCTACCGCGTCCGAAAGGCCTTCGGCCTGATCGAGCACGAGTATGACGAGCCCGTCTCCGACGCGGAGTGGCGCTCGGGCTGGGAGCAGGTGGAGCGCTGCCTCGGCGCCTTCTTCGATTCGCGGTGGTTGGCCGCGGCGCGGGAGCTGCCGCCGGAGCGGTGGCTGCCCGTCGACGAGCTCGGCACCTTCCTCTTCGAGGGACACAAGATCTACGCGGCGCCCGACTTCGCCTTCCGCACGCCGAACGGCGTCACGGTGGTCGACTGGAAGACGGGCAAGCCTCGGGAGAGCGACAAGGAGCAGCTCCTGGGCTACGCGGTCTATGCGCGCGACACTTGGGACGTGCCGCTCTCGAAGGTGGAGTGCCGGGTGGTCTACCTTCCCTCCCTCGACGAGGTGGAGGTCCGCGTGGACGACGAGTCCATCCGCGGCTTCACCGCGCACATGGCGGAGTCGATCGAGCGGATGAGATCGCTCCTCGCGGATCCCGACGCGAACCGGGCCGAGATCGCCACTTTCCCGAAGACGACCGACGCAGCCGCCTGCGCCCGCTGCCCGTTCCGCCGCCCCTGCCTCGGCTGA